The Piliocolobus tephrosceles isolate RC106 chromosome 2, ASM277652v3, whole genome shotgun sequence genome window below encodes:
- the VHL gene encoding von Hippel-Lindau disease tumor suppressor isoform X1 produces the protein MPRRAENWDEAEAGAEEAGAEEYGPEEDGREESGAEESGPEGSGPEELGAEEEMEAGRPRPVLRSVNSREPSQVIFCNRSPRVVLPVWLNFDGEPQLYPPLPPGTGRRMHSYRGHVWLFRDAETNDGLLVNQTELFVPSLNVDGQPIFANITLPVYTLKERCLQVVRSLVKPENYRRLDIVRSLYEDLEDHPNVRKDLERLTQEHIANQRMGD, from the exons ATGCCCCGGAGGGCGGAGAACTGGgacgaggccgaggcaggcgcgGAGGAGGCAGGCGCGGAAGAGTACGGCCCTGAAGAGGACGGCCGGGAGGAGTCGGGCGCTGAGGAGTCCGGCCCGGAAGGGTCCGGCCCGGAGGAACTGGGCGCCGAGGAGGAGATGGAGGCAGGGCGGCCGCGGCCCGTGCTGCGCTCGGTGAACTCGCGTGAGCCCTCCCAGGTCATCTTCTGCAACCGCAGCCCGCGCGTGGTGCTGCCCGTATGGCTCAACTTTGACGGCGAGCCGCAGCTCTACCCACCTCTGCCGCCTGGCACGGGTCGCCGCATGCACAGCTACCGAG GTCACGTTTGGCTCTTCAGAGATGCAGAGACAAACGATGGGCTTCTGGTTAACCAAACTGAATTATTTGTGCCATCTCTCAATGTTGACGGACAGCCTATTTTTGCCAATATCACACTGCCAG TGTATACTCTGAAAGAACGATGCCTCCAGGTTGTCCGGAGCCTAGTCAAGCCTGAGAATTACAGGAGACTGGACATTGTCAGGTCGCTCTACGAAGATCTGGAAGACCACCCAAATGTGCGGAAAGACCTGGAGCGACTGACGCAGGAGCACATTGCAAATCAACGGATGGGAGATTGA
- the VHL gene encoding von Hippel-Lindau disease tumor suppressor isoform X2 yields the protein MPRRAENWDEAEAGAEEAGAEEYGPEEDGREESGAEESGPEGSGPEELGAEEEMEAGRPRPVLRSVNSREPSQVIFCNRSPRVVLPVWLNFDGEPQLYPPLPPGTGRRMHSYRVYTLKERCLQVVRSLVKPENYRRLDIVRSLYEDLEDHPNVRKDLERLTQEHIANQRMGD from the exons ATGCCCCGGAGGGCGGAGAACTGGgacgaggccgaggcaggcgcgGAGGAGGCAGGCGCGGAAGAGTACGGCCCTGAAGAGGACGGCCGGGAGGAGTCGGGCGCTGAGGAGTCCGGCCCGGAAGGGTCCGGCCCGGAGGAACTGGGCGCCGAGGAGGAGATGGAGGCAGGGCGGCCGCGGCCCGTGCTGCGCTCGGTGAACTCGCGTGAGCCCTCCCAGGTCATCTTCTGCAACCGCAGCCCGCGCGTGGTGCTGCCCGTATGGCTCAACTTTGACGGCGAGCCGCAGCTCTACCCACCTCTGCCGCCTGGCACGGGTCGCCGCATGCACAGCTACCGAG TGTATACTCTGAAAGAACGATGCCTCCAGGTTGTCCGGAGCCTAGTCAAGCCTGAGAATTACAGGAGACTGGACATTGTCAGGTCGCTCTACGAAGATCTGGAAGACCACCCAAATGTGCGGAAAGACCTGGAGCGACTGACGCAGGAGCACATTGCAAATCAACGGATGGGAGATTGA
- the BRK1 gene encoding protein BRICK1 encodes MAGQEDPVQREIHQDWANREYIEIITSSIKKIADFLNSFDMSCRSRLATLNEKLTALERRIEYIEARVTKGETLT; translated from the exons ATGGCGGGACAGGAGGATCCGGTGCAGCGGGAGATTCACCAGGACTGGGCTAACCGGGAGTACATTGAGATAATCACCAGCAGCATCAAGAAAATCGCGGACTTTCTCAACTCGTTCG ATATGTCTTGTCGTTCAAGACTTGCAACACTAAACGAGAAATTGACAGCCCTTGAACGGAGAATAGAGTACATTGAAGCACGG gTGACAAAAGGTGAGACACTCACCTAG